A DNA window from Solanum lycopersicum chromosome 3, SLM_r2.1 contains the following coding sequences:
- the LOC101267690 gene encoding transcription factor bHLH68 → MAGNPSNNWWNNMLMNTSMHPHESHELSSSTTTTQHFYGSSNFLADNNPSQDHLPRSWSQLLLSGLSCDQEKPDISDHFQHQYKKLENWEEIQNLNSIHNNNIIPSNSSFRVPIFDVKPEELVSQRLYSNYHHDLSPASSCVTTNLNHNNIFNFSSSPANKITNSNKVVEVKHQDHSSECNSTSNGGVTKKARVQHSSAQPSLKVRKEKLGDRITALHQLVSPFGKTDTASVLSEAIGYIRFLQAQIQALSSPYMGNVAGSMGHTQQQSADLRSRGLCLVPISCTQHVGSDNNNTVGDYWAPALGGGGYL, encoded by the exons ATGGCTGGAAACCCTAGTAATAACTGGTGGAACAACATGTTGATGAACACAAGCATGCATCCACATGAATCTCATGAACTTTCTTCTTCTACGACCACGACTCAACATTTCTATGGATCTTCAAATTTTTTGGCTGATAATAATCCAAGTCAAGATCATTTACCTCGCTCATGGAGCCAGCTACTTCT gTCTGGATTATCTTGTGATCAAGAAAAACCTGATATAAGTGATCATTTTCAACATCAATACAAGAAGCTGGAGAATTGGGAAGAAATCCAAAATTTGAATTCCATccataacaataatattattccATCTAATTCAAGTTTTAGGGTTCCTATTTTTGATGTAAAACCAGAAGAATTAGTGAGCCAAAGACTGTATAGTAATTACCATCATGATTTATCACCAGCTAGCTCTTGTGTTACCACTAATTTAAaccataataatatttttaacttctCATCATCTCCTGCTAACAAAATTACCAACAGTAACAAAGTGGTTGAAGTCAAGCATCAAGACCATTCATCTGag TGTAACAGCACAAGCAATGGTGGGGTAACTAAGAAGGCTAGAGTTCAACATTCTTCAGCTCAACCCTCTCTCAAG GTGAGAAAAGAGAAACTAGGAGATAGGATAACAGCACTCCACCAACTTGTTTCTCCATTTGGAAAG ACTGACACAGCCTCCGTCTTGTCAGAAGCCATTGGATACATCAGATTCCTTCAAGCACAAATTCAG GCATTGAGCTCTCCATACATGGGCAATGTAGCAGGAAGCATGGGTCACACTCAACAACAATCTGCT gATTTGAGGAGTAGAGGGTTGTGCTTGGTTCCTATATCTTGTACACAACATGTTGGAAGTGACAATAACAATACTGTTGGAGATTATTGGGCCCCAGCTCTTGGAGGAGGAggatatttataa
- the LOC101267390 gene encoding probable inactive nicotinamidase At3g16190, which translates to MGSENGDKWSKTAVVVIDMQKDFILPDAPMLVRGGEAIVPNVIKTVEVARNRGIPIIWVVREHDPLGRDVELFRRHLYGDGKPKPTSKGCVGAELVDGLVIQEGDYKLVKTRFSAFFNTNLHSYLQGIGITNLVVIGVQTPNCIRQTVFDAVALDYQRVTVIIDATAAATPDIHIANIFDMKNVGVATPTLEEWCQS; encoded by the exons ATGGGCTCAGAAAATGGTGATAAATGGAGCAAAACAGCTGTTGTTGTCATAGATATGCAG AAAGATTTTATACTACCAGATGCTCCTATGCTTGTTAGAGGAGGTGAAGCTATTGTTCCAAACGTTATCAAAACCGTTGAGGTTGCACGAAACCGTGGAATCCCCATTATTTGG GTTGTCCGCGAGCATGACCCATTAGGAAGAGATGTTGAATTGTTTCGTAGGCATTTGTATGGTGATGGGAAACCAAAACCCACATCAAAGGGGTGTGTGGGAGCAGAACTGGTTGATGGGCTTGTTATTCAGGAAGGTGATTACAAATTGGTGAAAACACGTTTCAGTGCATTCTTTAACACGAATCTTCATTCGTATCTTCAGGGCATTGGCATTACCAACTTGGTCGTTATTG GTGTTCAAACTCCAAATTGCATACGACAGACTGTCTTTGATGCTGTAGCATTGGACTATCAACGCGTGACGGTCATTATAGATGCCACAGCTGCTGCTACTCCTGATATACACATTG CGAACATATTTGACATGAAAAATGTGGGTGTGGCGACTCCTACATTAGAAGAATGGTGCCAGTCTTAA
- the LOC101266806 gene encoding protein NRT1/ PTR FAMILY 1.2-like, with the protein MEQEMAEYLPLDRGSKMEDSEKQTSSHSSPIPIKSRKKGGIITMPFIIANEALENVASYGLLPNMTNYLMGEYRMGFTTTQNLLFFWSAATNFLPIVGAVVADSYLGRFLTIGLGSIFSFMGSAVLWLTAMIPKARPPACNQAGQACKSTRGPQYMLLVFAFLLMSVGAGGIRPCSLAFGANQFDKGGSNPNKQTVLESFFAWYYTSSVVSVLIALTGIVYLQDKLGWKIGFGVPAMLMFLSALFFFLASPFYIKQKVRSNVFASFIRVIVVAFKNRKLHYPNQNSDYHSKNGSGPQVPTDKLRFLNKACIIRSPEDVKPNGVAANPWNLCTVEQVEELKSLIRVVPLWSTGIMISINLSQSSFPLLQAQSMNRHLSKGFQIPAGSFGMFLMIALTIWVFLYDRVMLPLASKIRGRPVRLKPIVRMGLGIFVSCMSMLVSGIIEHIRRRRAINQGLLNNSQGLVEMSALWLIIPNSLNGIAEALNAIGATEFYYSELPKSMSSIASALLGLGMAVANLLASVILSAVDKYTKGKGKESWISSNINKGHYEYYYWLLALLTAFNLLYFMACCWQYGPSVDVDITMRMMEPSDDENDDDAEDDLPQKKKSTPDLNSC; encoded by the exons ATGGAGCAAGAGATGGCGGAGTATCTTCCTTTAGACCGAGGATCTAAAATGGAGGATTCAGAGAAGCAAACTTCTTCACATTCTTCTCCGATTCCaattaaaagtagaaaaaaggGTGGAATAATTACCATGCCTTTTATCATAG CAAATGAAGCACTGGAGAATGTGGCGAGCTATGGGCTTTTACCAAATATGACAAATTATCTGATGGGAGAATACAGGATGGGGTTTACTACAACTCAAAATCTTCTGTTTTTCTGGTCAGCTGCTACTAACTTTTTGCCTATTGTTGGAGCTGTTGTTGCTGATTCGTATTTAGGTCGATTCCTCACTATTGGCCTTGGTTCCATCTTCAGTTTCATG GGATCAGCAGTGTTGTGGTTAACAGCAATGATTCCGAAAGCCAGGCCTCCAGCTTGCAATCAAGCAGGACAGGCTTGTAAATCTACAAGGGGACCACAATACATGCTCTTGGTTTTCGCGTTTCTGCTCATGTCGGTTGGTGCTGGAGGTATAAGACCATGTTCTTTAGCATTTGGTGCTAACCAGTTTGACAAGGGAGGTAGCAATCCCAACAAACAGACAGTGTTGGAGAGCTTCTTTGCCTGGTATTATACTTCATCCGTAGTCTCTGTTCTGATTGCCCTGACTGGTATCGTTTACCTTCAAGACAAACTCGGGTGGAAAATAGGTTTTGGAGTTCCTGCAATGCTAATGTTCTTATCCGCGTTGTTTTTCTTCCTTGCTTCTCCGTTTTATATCAAGCAAAAGGTTCGCTCGAACGTGTTTGCCAGCTTTATACGAGTAATTGTGGTTGCCTTCAAAAATAGGAAACTACATTACCCCAATCAGAACTCTGATTATCATAGCAAGAATGGTTCAGGACCTCAAGTTCCAACGGACAAATTGAGATTCTTAAACAAAGCTTGCATCATTAGAAGTCCTGAAGATGTTAAGCCAAATGGAGTTGCAGCCAATCCGTGGAACCTTTGCACAGTAGAGCAAGTTGAGGAGCTAAAATCCCTCATTAGAGTAGTGCCATTGTGGTCAACAGGGATCATGATATCAATAAATTTGAGCCAGAGTTCGTTCCCTCTACTACAAGCTCAATCTATGAATAGACATCTAAGTAAAGGATTCCAAATTCCAGCAGGGTCATTTGGGATGTTTTTGATGATTGCGTTAACAATTTGGGTATTTCTCTATGACCGCGTGATGCTTCCATTGGCATCGAAGATCAGAGGAAGACCAGTTCGTCTAAAACCTATAGTTAGAATGGGACTTGGCATATTCGTCTCTTGCATGTCCATGTTAGTATCTGGTATTATCGAACATATTCGACGAAGAAGAGCAATCAATCAAGGGCTGTTGAACAACTCGCAGGGGTTGGTGGAGATGTCAGCATTGTGGCTCATTATACCAAACAGTTTAAATGGTATAGCGGAGGCATTAAACGCGATTGGCGCCACAGAGTTCTATTATTCAGAGCTGCCAAAGAGTATGTCAAGTATTGCATCAGCTCTTTTAGGACTGGGAATGGCAGTTGCAAATCTTTTAGCAAGTGTGATTTTGAGTGCTGTGGATAAGTACAccaaaggaaaaggaaaagaaagttgGATTTCAAGCAATATCAACAAGGGACACTATGAGTACTACTACTGGCTTCTTGCTCTATTAACGGCTTTTAATCTGCTTTATTTTATGGCTTGTTGCTGGCAATATGGACCTTCTGTTGATGTTGACATCACTATGAGAATGATGGAACCTAGCGACGATGAGAATGACGATGACGCCGAAGATGATTTGCCTCAGAAGAAAAAATCTACACCTGACTTGAATTCCTGCTAG
- the LOC101267100 gene encoding protein NRT1/ PTR FAMILY 1.2 gives MKEEIAEYVPLSQMEDSEKQNSSIKSRKKGGLITMPFIIANEALENVASYGLLPNMTFYLMREYRMDITATQNLLFFWSAATNFLPIVGAVVADSYLGRFLTIGLGSIFSFMGTLVLWLTAMIPKARPPPCNQSGQVCKSTTTSQYMLLIFSFLLMSIGAGGIRSSSSAFGANQLDKGDSNPNKYTMLESFFTWYYTLSIASVLIALTGIVYLQDRLGWKIGFGVSAILMFLSTLFFYIASPFYIKPKVRSNVFASFIQVIFVACKNRKLQYPIHISDYHHKNGSGPTEKLRFLNKACIIKNPEDVKPNGVAANKWNLCTVEQVEELKALIRVLPLWSTGIIISINMSQSSFPLLQAQSMDRHLTKGFEIPAGSFGMFSLIALTLWVFLYDRMMLPLASKIKGRPVRLKPIVRMGLGIFISCMSVVVSGIIEHVRRIKAINQGLLNNSQGLVEMSSLWLIIPNSLNGIAEAFSAIGSTEFYYSELPRSMSSIASALLGLGMAVAYLLASVILSAVDKYTEGEGKESWVSSNINKGHYEYYYWLLALLTAFNLIYFMACCWQYGPSVDVDITMRMMEPSDDENDDDDEDDLPQKKKSTPDLNSC, from the exons ATGAAGGAAGAGATAGCAGAGTATGTTCCTTTATCTCAAATGGAGGATTCAGAGAAGCAAAATTCTTCaattaaaagtagaaaaaaggGTGGATTAATTACCATGCCTTTTATCATAG CAAATGAGGCACTGGAGAATGTGGCGAGCTATGGGCTTTTACCAAATATGACATTTTATCTGATGAGAGAATACAGGATGGACATTACTGCAACTCAAAATCTTCTATTTTTCTGGTCAGCTGCTACCAATTTTTTGCCTATTGTTGGAGCTGTTGTTGCTGATTCCTATTTAGGTCGGTTCCTCACTATTGGCCTTGGTTCCATCTTCAGTTTCATG GGAACACTAGTGTTGTGGTTAACAGCAATGATTCCAAAAGCAAGACCTCCGCCTTGTAATCAATCAGGACAGGTTTGTAAATCTACAACGACATCACAATACATGCTTTTGATTTTCTCGTTTCTGCTCATGTCAATTGGTGCTGGAGGTATAAGATCGTCTTCTTCAGCCTTTGGTGCTAACCAGTTAGACAAGGGAGATAGTAATCCCAACAAGTATACGATGTTAGAAAGCTTCTTTACCTGGTATTATACTTTATCCATAGCTTCTGTCCTGATTGCCCTTACGGGCATCGTTTACCTACAAGACAGACTCGGGTGGAAAATAGGTTTTGGAGTTTCTGCCATCCTCATGTTCTTATCCACACTGTTTTTTTACATTGCCTCTCCATTCTATATCAAGCCAAAGGTTCGCTCAAACGTGTTTGCCAGCTTTATACAAGTAATTTTCGTTGCCTGCAAGAATAGGAAACTCCAGTACCCCATTCATATCTCTGATTACCATCACAAGAATGGTTCTGGACCTACAGAGAAATTGAGATTCTTAAACAAAGCTTGCATCATTAAAAACCCTGAAGATGTTAAGCCAAATGGAGTTGCAGCCAATAAATGGAACCTTTGCACAGTGGAGCAAGTTGAGGAGCTAAAAGCCCTCATTAGAGTCTTGCCATTGTGGTCAACGGGGATCATTATATCAATAAACATGAGCCAAAGTTCATTCCCTCTACTACAAGCTCAATCCATGGATAGACATCTAACTAAAGGATTTGAAATTCCAGCAGGATCATTTGGGATGTTTTCGTTGATTGCTTTAACACTTTGGGTTTTTCTGTATGACCGCATGATGCTTCCGTTGGCATCGAAGATCAAAGGAAGACCAGTTCGTCTAAAACCTATAGTCAGAATGGGACTTGGCATATTTATCTCTTGCATGTCCGTGGTAGTCTCTGGTATTATCGAACATGTTCGACGAATAAAAGCAATCAATCAAGGGCTGTTGAACAACTCGCAGGGTTTGGTGGAGATGTCATCATTGTGGCTCATTATACCAAACAGTTTAAACGGGATAGCAGAGGCATTCAGTGCGATCGGCTCCACAGAGTTCTATTATTCGGAGTTACCAAGGAGTATGTCAAGTATTGCATCAGCTCTTTTAGGACTGGGAATGGCAGTGGCATATCTTTTAGCAAGTGTGATTCTGAGTGCTGTGGATAAGTACACCGAAGGGGAAGGAAAAGAAAGTTGGGTTTCAAGTAATATCAACAAGGGACACTATGAGTATTACTACTGGCTTCTTGCTCTATTAACAGCTTTcaatctgatttattttatgGCTTGTTGCTGGCAATATGGACCATCTGTTGATGTTGACATCACTATGAGAATGATGGAACCTAGCGACGATGAgaatgacgatgacgacgaagATGATTTGCCTCAGAAGAAAAAATCTACACCTGACTTGAATTCCTGCTAG